The genomic region TCCTTGTGTAATACTTGTAGATCTCAAGCAGTTTAACCTGCACAGTTCAGTCAGAGTCGGACCTTTCATGGCCTTAAACTATGCAGACAACATTTTGGTGACGTTCCAATTCCATGGTCCTCCTCTCCGTTCTTCCAGCGTCCCAGCTATCGAACTGCACTACATTGCCAATGAAGTAGAACGTTTAGTCGGCGGCGCTAACACCGTTGTAGTTTTTGGCGTCTGGGCACACTTTGGCACTTTCCCCACCGAGCTCTACATCCGACGGCTGCAGAACATCCGCAGGGCAGTGGTGCGGCTGCTGGACAGGGCTCCAGACACTCTGGTTATAATCCGGACTGGAAACCCCAAAGCTGTGACGCCTGCTGTTGCACTGTCCAACAGCGACTGGTATTCGCTGCAGTGTGACAAGGTGCTCAGGGCCATGTTCAAAGGGCTGAATGTTCACCTGGTAGATGCCTGGGAGATGGTCTTGGCCCACCGCCTGCCACATAACCTCCATCCACAACCTCCCATTATTAAGAATATGATCAACGTCATCTTGTCCCACATATGCCCTCAAAAGAGCAgttagatgtgtgtttgtgatcagTGCCGTTTATCACAGTTACCTTTATGTTAAATGATTATGATGGTTGCTGGAAAGAGTTTGGGGTAAAAGatctaatatatatttttggggttttttgtttgtccttttttgtttttgttttgtgtgctgataaacatttttgtatatgcaaatgtacattTTCACCTGTCggggagactggggacagttgcaacagggGACGGATGCAACAAGTCTTATTTCTCCAATCAGAAGCATGCTAGAGTGATGACACTtacactgcacatgctcagttagaCCCTCTGCCCACCAAGAAGAGAGAGGCCATATTGAGCATCTGGTCCTGCTTTTATCAAGAAAAGTCGTTTTAGAGGTATGAAAGTAGCTTTTCTCATGAGCTGTATTTTTGTCATACTGTCCTGACCTTTTGTACGAGTGAATCCAAACTTACCTAGTttgaatcattgttttgttgactATTCAGTGACATGGTTAGCATGTGTCAATGTCAGTGTGACTAGTTGGCACATGATGTTTTGTCATGATTGATACcatggggacagttgcaacagttgcaactgtccccatgGTAAGTTGCCTAGTCATATCAAAACAGACCACAAAAAACAGTATGTTTGAAGATTGTAAGTTCAAAATATGGacaattcatgtattttattgtgccTATATTCATGATGAACAGAACTGGCAATTATATTATAAGACAATGAGAGACTAATGCTATtgataaacaaaataattcCCCAAATATCGAGTTGagcaaaaatgagaaattattGTTCTATCTGTTGTGCTATGGGACAAATTAGCCACATACATGTTTCtgtgaaaacaggagaaaagtccatttatttgttgtcctatagtaaataaatcatctaaaagtagaaattgtattctgtttttcaGTATGCcaagagtgaggaagagagtcACTAAGAGAGGGGTTCCCCTCAATATTTTGGAACGAGCTTCAGATATTGTAAGAGATGAGGGCAAATCAGTCAGGGCAGTAGCCAAGGCCTTCGACATATGCCACACCACATTATTCAGGTTCcacaaaagagagagacttGCAAGCAGGACATCAAATAAGATACCACTTGCAGGGTACTAGACCAGCAAAAAAGTATTCTCAGAGGACCAAGCTAATTATtccattctttttttctcacactgAAGTTTTAATAGCTTCAGTAACATCTGCAAATTGACACGAGGTAGGACtatgataaatattactaaataaataatcattaattagttcaatttaatgtgtttttaatatgttgcaACCGTCCCTGATCCGTGTTGTAACTGTCCCCATGTTTGGGGTCAGTTGCAACATCTGAATTTTTCTATTCAAATCAATATTGTGATTGATATGTTATATGTAACCATCTTTAAATGGTATGGGTAATTAGCAGACATGTGtaagtttaatatgtaaaggtTTGGTGGGCCTAGTCCAAATAGTCTCTGAGTAACTGAgagtaatgtaaaaagtgttgcaactgtccccagtctcccctatttataacaaaattcaaaattcagcattcaaacatgttgctgtattctttatattctataatGTGTTCTCCTCGAccaaaaaataatgattgtaaatgtcttttttccatgaATAAATTGAAgcttttaatattcaacatgttactgaatatatatgttgtttttaattatttgaaatcagtatttcttataatttgtatagaaatcatgatgtgggcatAACTTGTACTGCCTGAGTCTGTATGTTTATTCGTTGTAtgttcttatcttatctttttaTTGTGGATACTTCCGCAGTACAAGGTCCATCTTCAGGTTGGTAGTTGGCGCAGACAGAGCAGACAGGTGGGTTTGTCTCCTTAAACTTACATTTAGTTCAGATCTTCAGACTTAATCTCCTTAAACATCGTATTTCTATTTCATTAttacacctttttttctgtgataATGTTGGATTGGCACTCTTTAACCTCAGTGTCAGATATCCGTTtactgtttttggtttgttttgcaGGATAATGTTCAGCTGTGTCATGAATGACTGTGAACCACAATCCGCCACAATCAgtaagtactgtgtgtgtgtgtgtgtgtgtgtgtgtgtgtgtatgttgttaTGCCATTGTGATGAGCCCCCTGCAATTTCCTTGTACGAtttatacaatgacaataaaggcatattctatattctattctaaattttaaagaatataaagGCATCcttcctctgaaatgtagtggagtggaagtagcATGAAGCAAGAAgcttcaaatgaaaatattcaagtaacgtacaaatacataaaaattgtagaagtttcctgtcagcttctacatttgctaattagcaagtGTTAGTATGctaaacttcctgttttttcaTAATCGTTCAGACGCATCTTTGTCTCACGGCCTTTGAAGCAATGACTTTAAACTCAGTCGCGAacaacaaaatgcatttttttgccCTCATACATAAACTGTGAATAGTGAAgtcatcccaacctgcaaaaagtcatttcagggaggtccgTTCCAGTGTGGGTCGCGGTGGGGGGGGTGCGATTGGTCTGATAAGCAACAACACAGAGATATCACGAacactttgctctcacacgccctgcattgatagtcacacaaacacatgctttCTTTCATGCTTGCTCCAGATTCTGGGAGATTATATCTCATTTGGGGGTGTCAGGGAGCCGCTGTCAATATGCAGGAGACTACCGGAAATTCCTGGAGAGTTGAGATGTCTGAATAGTGACTTTTACCCATCACAAGGAAATATCactgctcttttttctttctatttttttttaatagttttattattataatgacagTGACTAAGACTGTAAGCATGTACATGCCCATGGGGTTTATGGTCAAGAGCTCTGATGATGATCCACAGTGGCCGTTCTAGCTTGAATGACGCCCTGGACGAGACCCCTTCCACAAGGACATCTAAAAATATGTTCAATATAAAAATTGTAACAAAATATGTacgaaaaaaagaataatataatagaaatgAAATAGAGAATAATATTTCTCAATTGGCATAGTGAAATTAAGGAGAAGTGTAAATGATGATacatgtaaatgtgtaaattaaTTTGATTGATTCACACTTGATGTGTGATTGAGTGGCTCTGTATCAGTCTCTATCAAATGATTGTTAATCGTGTCAAACTGGTTATAACTCAACAACATAGAAATTTGCCCCCACTGCATAGGCCTATGCAAATACGTAGGTTTAGTTTTAACTTTAGTTGgaactttttttcatttatttttttacaaaatgtttattttttcaatatatATTTGTTCACTTACGTGAGACCAGACTACTATCACGCTTTTTcacaaattttacattttattgactgACTtattgggccagatgcaagaaccaCTCGTATGCACAGAGTCATTCTTAAGCCATGCGTACGAGTGAATTATGAGGATTTGCCACATTCACcaattttctcatattttggattttctcATAAGTACGAACAAAATTTACGAGTGATGCAGATATACCTGTCACGCACAACTAACCTGCAGTCctccaaaacaataaaacatgattgcTACTGTCTAATTGTGAAATGGCAGTGTGCCAACGATATCATATCTATATGATGTTagtatatgggtcaatgacgtatACGGATTTTCAAcaggtcaattttaaaataataaaaatgggaatatatattacagtagttcaaacattaagaatgtaaagtacacataaattcatatttaaatagaaaattaaGTGTTTCTTTGCTACTGCTCAAACAAATGCCCACATACAAGCTAtaaccacatactgtacagtgagTTCTTTGCCTTATTTCCTCCTATAAATTCAAAAGAATGCATTTTTTCCATGAAGTGAAAGCTGTCCCATCTTGCTCGCTGCCGTACAGTGATATAAACATAGAACACAGCTAGGTGCCTGTCTGCCAAAAAAGTAGTCTGAATTTGtggtggattttctttttctaactTTTCTCAAAAGGTACAGGACtagttgtttaaaaaataaatttcgTGACATAAATAAACAACTGAGTACTTAAATTGCAGAACTAATGCATTAGGTTATTTGTTACGTTAAAAAGGTCAGGTTGTTACTAGTAATCACTAACATAAATACAGCTAAACAAGGTGTCAACTAACACTGTTTGTGTCATTTCAGGCATAAGTGAAGACTGATCATCAGTCATGAAATTCAGAGCTTGTAGAGAAATAATGGTCAGCTTTTACTGTCCGAATTATGCTGCCATCTTTGTTTTCCTGGCTGTGTTTGTCTTCTTCTATGTACTTTTTAACACGGACGTCCTGGAGGTGAGAATTTGATCTTGAGTGGGTTTTTCCACAAGTCCTAAAACTAGATACAGGGAACGCAATTAAACAAATGACAGAATAAAACTAATTTCTTTATATAATCAATGTAAATTATCCAATCTAACATATTCAAGTGAATATGTGAATTGATTTCAGTCACTTGTGTGACATGTTATGCTGGAATACAGAATTTGTTCATCGCTAAACAAAGTACTTCTCATTCAACCTGAAAAGTGTGACAGTTTTTGGCTCactgaagtgtttttacttgtttctgggaaacaatggagctctatggcacagGAATAATATACATATGCCAGACCTGGACTACGAAGACAATACTTGTTAGAATGATCAACTAATTCAGGAAACATACAGTTTTCCATCAGAATAACTCGTAAGAACACTTCGGTTGTGTTAGATCTTAACATCATAATCATATTGTAACATTGTCCTCATTTGAAAATTCATTAAGAATGATTtagcaaaggaaggaaaattcCTCTCCAATAAATAGCCCACATTGATTTCATTAACATgtaaactgaaaataaacatttaaattattgttaCAGTTGTTACTGAAATGGACTTGAAGGATATTCTGACTGTAGTTCTACTAACTTTTTTATGTTGCAGTTATCATCGAGTCTTTGATCAACTTCTCATCAACTCCTACAAATATTCAGTTGATTTTGCAAAAATTAGCAAAAAAaatcttcctttttatttcatttagtaGCTTTATGTTGATCGAttctttttaatgtattcatcACATCACTCTCTTGACCTCCTGCCAGTTTCAGCATAAAGGAAGCGTCGCCGTTCCTGTCCCGAGACATCACCTCACTCACCGCTTCTGCAGCTTTGAGCCGCTGTCCCCTGAGGATGCTCTGGAGGAACGCCTCCTATTAGACTCCATTGCTTGGCCCGAAACTCCATCCTTGCCAGCTCCTCTTTCCCTGGAGCAGACCACTGATCCTGCCCACAGCAGGTTCACTGTTCTCCCAGAGAGGGGTGGACAACAGTGGCACGTAGGGGATCAGCTGGAAGTTATGATCAAAATGTACGACTTCCGGGGACGTCCCAAGAAGTCTGGGGGAGACGTCTTATTTGCCCGTCTGCACAATCGAGCACTTGGTGCAGGTGTGGCTGGGAAAGTATTGGATCATCTCAATGGCTCCTACTCGGCTGTATTTTCTTTACTCTGGGAGGGAAGCGCACAGGTTGAGGTAACTATGTTGAATCTAATTGTTTCAATCTTCTAACTGACAGTTAGCTAAGGCCCACCTTCCTCTAACACATCATTTGTGTGCCTACAGTTCAGGGAAGTTTTACAATGAATTAAGAAAATGCTTCAATGACACACAGGCAAGGCTTTTTAGCTGTGTCCGCATCACAAAATTGCAGTGGATCATTTGCTGATTGGGACTTCTATATGCCAGCTTGATGTTGTGCCATACTCTGGaccagggacgtgcacatgattatagagaggcaggggctcaaagtcagaaaagggcagcatgtgcgtgcagaattttttttttacacaatatggaaattaaaaaataaagtgctaatagaaagctaactacttagctgtgtgtcctgtaggtgaaagtgatacgcaattgccatttattttgtgtcaacaaattattatcaacatgagtaataatacagcttatatccccagaatgctgaaattactatattattatcattattattattattattttgttattccACACGTTAGTAgcaaagtcaaaataaactttatatctaaacctcggacctgtacttcagacctgtagtgaggaaaatatgatccgccgtcaacacgctgcattttattttgaaaattaacccggtgttttattttgtattttgtatacaatttcctgtcccgcacgatctgctctgtgtgatTGATGCGCCGTGCTCCCACGTCCGGCGAAaaaagaagctgacacattgactaaactAGAGcgttttttctgaaatattacccatatttaagcacgttgaataagtggacggagactagttagaccctaactcacaggttcaagttgctccactgtcaagtctcctcagttatccatggagcatctctctctctctctctctctctctctctctctctctctctctctctctctctctctctggcggctctgtgacagagcggagccgcaacggacagagaagcagcaggctcaactcacacaacaaccccgtattacaagaaatgGGTACAGTAGAATATCGTGGAGTTTTTGTaacgctgtttttttttacatccctaacaggaatttattaatgttatttaaaacaaacaaacacacacacacagagagagagagagagcgggcaCTTTTTTAGTaagaggcaaaaagggcaggggctcaagcacccctagggccctatgtgtgcacgtgcctgctcTGGACCAACTAATATGAATCTTCTTGATATGAATCATCTTCTCAGTTGAGCTGCCTGTTCCACCAGTATAGACTGACATCTAGTGGCACATGCTGTGCACTACAATACATCACCCCAATACAGAATCACCTTATCACTTTAATAGAAAGAGGAGTGTCTTTATATTTGAtggtatataatatttatataaaataaaataataaaaccaagATAATTAAACTACGTAAAGAAATATAATTGGGAGGTTTTGCTCAGCCAGCATCTCGTAGTGGACTTTTATAATGTCAATTTAACTTGTATATCTCATTGACACAAACTACAAATTTGCCTTCAATACTGGGCAATAATGATCTTTGTGTTCTTGTATTTGGAGAGGCTTAAAAAATAGAACACCCTCCAAGCTCTTTAAATGTCCAGTATTGCTCTCACTACAACCTCATGCATACTACTACACAATGTGGAGAAATTCAAAGATTAACAGATCTGCTGTATCTATACAGTTTCTAAACTATGATTGTATGATCGCTGCTTTGTGGAGGGGTTCAGTGAAACATAAGTTCGCCGGACATGAATATCTGGACATCAATGTCAATTCAGTTTGAACCTGAAACAAAATGTGCAACTTTTAGTAGTGttcagtttatttgtttttattactataaCAGTTTTGATTGAACTCTGGTTCTCTGTCCTTTCAGGTGACCCTGGTTCACCCCAGTGAGGCTGTCACAGTGCTGAAAAGGCTAGACAGAGAACAGCCGGATAGGATTCGTTTCCAGAGTGTCTTCCGCTCAGGCTCAGTCTCTGAAACTACCATCTGTAATGTCTGCCTACGTCCGACAGCGCAGCCACAGTGTAACTTCACTGACCTCACTACAGGTGAGCCCTGGTTTTGCTACAAGCCAAAGAACCTGAGCTGTGATACCAGGATCACCAACTGCCTTGATGGGTTTATAGGGAAACTCGAGGTTAATGAGGAGAAGCTCTTTAAAAGGTGAGTGAGCAGAATGATGTGACTGGCTTCTAATAGAAACATAAAGTGTTACTTGTGTATCTCTTTGgtgaaaaactgtgaaactaAAGGCTGTAAAAAATGAACCTAGAGATGTTTATAgtctaaaataatacaataagttGATGAGCAGAGTTCACTGGAGATGCTGAAGTAGATTCTTATGGATGAGGAAGATGCAGGACACAATGACTCTCAGTTCAGGTCCTTTTATAACAGCACTGTGTCGATGTCATCATGCACATGCTATCAGAGGAAACTAACACTGAACTATGCTAGTAAACATCTTATATAGAGAACATAGGTGCGTGTCTACAACATGTGCAATATCACTCACGAGCCACTTGGTTTCATAATACACCTGATAGTATTATAATCTACCTAAAGGAAAACATACAGAAGTCACGGTGTTTATTATCATCCTAGCTGGACATCAGACTTTCTGGTGCTGCTCATACTAACATGTTCACTTCAATCATTGTGAAATCATAATATCAAAAGTGAAATAGATTTTCCCAGTGGGAGCAACTCCTGATTCCAGAGGTGTTTTTACCCACTCTGTATTCCAGTGGCATAGATCATGAATTCATCAACAGCTGACTCAAACttaatttcctccttttttgtgTCTTATGCTGTTAATATGGTAATGTGTGTAAGATGTATTTCATGTATCCTTCTCTTTAGTGGTATTAACATCAAAGTCTCCATTCGAGCTTCAGGATCTTCCAGTGTCACCGTGTTGCCAAAAAATAAAGGTGATGCACCATTGTCTCTTCTACCACCATACTCCCTGTATTCTTAATATTAGTCATTTAAAACTGAAGACTAGACTACAACTGTTAGCTGTTAGTAGTACATCCTGTTAttatggaaggaaggtaagtcATAAAtggttttactgcttctcaGAT from Scomber japonicus isolate fScoJap1 chromosome 22, fScoJap1.pri, whole genome shotgun sequence harbors:
- the LOC128383583 gene encoding NXPE family member 3-like, which produces MVSFYCPNYAAIFVFLAVFVFFYVLFNTDVLEFQHKGSVAVPVPRHHLTHRFCSFEPLSPEDALEERLLLDSIAWPETPSLPAPLSLEQTTDPAHSRFTVLPERGGQQWHVGDQLEVMIKMYDFRGRPKKSGGDVLFARLHNRALGAGVAGKVLDHLNGSYSAVFSLLWEGSAQVEVTLVHPSEAVTVLKRLDREQPDRIRFQSVFRSGSVSETTICNVCLRPTAQPQCNFTDLTTGEPWFCYKPKNLSCDTRITNCLDGFIGKLEVNEEKLFKSGINIKVSIRASGSSSVTVLPKNKDQPEVKSNIVQSGPVGYYYKDVWQSVSGPTVRQFNSPSVINQCLKGKMVHLYGDSTVRQWFEYLNKTLPDLKQFNLHSSVRVGPFMALNYADNILVTYRFHGPPVGMSASVPTIELHYIANEVDRLVGGANTIVVFGIWAHLSSFPTELYIRRLQNIRRAVVRLLNRAPDTLVIIRTGNPKAVTPSVALFNSDWYSLQRDKVLRAMFKGLNVHLVDAWEMVLAHRLPHNIHPQPLIIKNMINVVLSYICPQKSS